One segment of Parafrankia discariae DNA contains the following:
- a CDS encoding molybdopterin-containing oxidoreductase family protein — protein MTELSVTELPITDTRTVRSFCRICTSVCGILVETVGDEVIRVRGDRDHPLSRGYTCPKGRSLPRMHHHPDRIERPLMKVDGELRSTTWEECLDDLGGRLRTIIERHGPESVGVFFGSGIGMDAAGYTMAQALHAAIGTPARFSPLTIDGTAKVLIADLVGGSPALSGRPDYDNASFVIFVGSNPVVSHGHTVAMPNPTGTLRALRERAEVWVIDPRDTETARLAGHHLAPRPGTDYAILAHLVREVLRDGADREAVARHTQGVETLAAAVEPFTSEHTARIADVSAEDLAALLAGARRAGRVAVETGTGVTMASSANVTQWLAWSLMIITGSMNQPGGAWFHPGFKNQLEAYELPVSPVEGSFGPGPRSRPETHSFLGEWPCAVLADEIRAGNIRAVLNLGGHLVTAFPDTETLVPALRELELFATIEIISNETTALSTHVLPTKDQLERADVSLWDFLIQRVATQHTPAVVEPVGDRRSVWWVLAELGRRLGHQLADTSSGQVTDDTLLAEITAHARRPFDEVVSAGWVEVPREVPSPWVDGHVERMGGWRLAPRLLVDQLAALEPPAPLVFTPRRQKRHLNSQLDFLGDQPEIVLHPDDAVAAGVVDSQPVTVRSTSGEITGIAKIDGTIRRGAVSVPHGHQSANVNRLTDRNQVDLVTGMARYNAIPVSVHPA, from the coding sequence ATGACGGAGTTATCGGTTACGGAGCTGCCGATCACCGACACGAGGACGGTCCGCAGCTTCTGCCGGATCTGTACGTCCGTGTGCGGAATCCTCGTCGAGACGGTCGGTGACGAGGTGATCCGGGTGCGGGGCGACCGGGACCACCCGCTGTCGCGGGGCTACACCTGCCCGAAGGGCCGGTCACTGCCGCGGATGCACCATCATCCGGACCGCATCGAACGTCCGCTGATGAAGGTCGACGGCGAGCTGCGGTCGACCACCTGGGAGGAGTGCCTGGACGATCTCGGCGGCCGGTTGCGAACCATCATCGAGCGGCACGGGCCCGAATCGGTCGGTGTCTTCTTCGGCAGCGGCATCGGCATGGACGCCGCCGGCTACACGATGGCGCAGGCCCTGCACGCCGCGATCGGCACGCCGGCGAGGTTCAGCCCGCTGACCATCGACGGAACGGCCAAGGTGCTGATCGCGGATCTGGTGGGTGGCTCACCGGCGCTCAGCGGCCGGCCCGACTACGACAACGCGTCGTTCGTCATCTTCGTCGGCAGCAACCCGGTGGTCTCCCACGGGCACACCGTCGCGATGCCGAACCCGACGGGCACCCTGCGGGCGCTGCGGGAGCGGGCGGAGGTGTGGGTGATCGACCCCCGTGACACCGAGACCGCCCGCCTGGCCGGCCACCATCTCGCCCCGCGCCCCGGCACCGACTACGCGATCCTCGCCCACCTGGTTCGCGAGGTCCTGCGTGACGGCGCCGACCGCGAGGCGGTCGCCCGGCACACGCAGGGCGTCGAGACGCTGGCCGCCGCCGTCGAGCCGTTCACCTCGGAGCACACCGCCCGGATCGCCGACGTCTCCGCCGAGGATCTGGCCGCGCTCCTCGCCGGCGCGCGGCGGGCGGGGCGGGTCGCGGTCGAGACCGGGACCGGCGTCACCATGGCGTCCAGCGCGAACGTCACGCAGTGGCTCGCCTGGTCATTGATGATCATTACCGGGTCGATGAACCAGCCTGGCGGCGCCTGGTTCCACCCCGGTTTCAAGAACCAGCTGGAGGCCTACGAGCTGCCGGTCTCACCGGTCGAGGGCTCGTTCGGGCCGGGCCCGCGCAGCCGCCCGGAGACGCACTCCTTCCTCGGCGAGTGGCCGTGTGCCGTCCTGGCCGACGAGATCCGCGCCGGCAACATCCGGGCGGTCCTCAATCTCGGCGGGCATCTCGTCACGGCCTTCCCCGACACCGAGACGCTGGTCCCCGCGCTGCGGGAACTGGAGCTGTTCGCCACCATCGAGATCATCAGTAACGAGACGACGGCCCTGTCCACCCACGTCCTGCCGACCAAGGACCAGCTGGAACGGGCCGACGTGAGCCTGTGGGACTTCCTGATCCAGCGCGTCGCCACCCAGCACACCCCCGCGGTCGTCGAACCGGTCGGGGACCGGCGTTCCGTGTGGTGGGTGCTCGCGGAGCTCGGGCGGCGCCTCGGTCACCAGCTCGCCGACACCAGCTCCGGGCAGGTCACCGACGACACCCTGCTCGCCGAGATCACCGCCCACGCCCGGCGCCCGTTCGACGAGGTCGTCTCCGCGGGCTGGGTCGAGGTTCCCCGCGAGGTCCCGTCGCCGTGGGTGGACGGGCACGTCGAGCGGATGGGCGGCTGGCGCCTCGCCCCCCGACTGCTCGTCGACCAGCTGGCCGCGCTCGAACCGCCCGCCCCGCTCGTCTTCACCCCCCGGCGCCAGAAGCGTCATCTGAACTCCCAGCTGGACTTCCTCGGCGACCAGCCCGAGATCGTCCTGCACCCCGACGACGCGGTGGCGGCCGGCGTGGTCGACAGCCAGCCGGTGACCGTCCGCTCGACCAGTGGTGAGATCACCGGGATCGCGAAGATCGACGGAACCATCCGCCGCGGAGCGGTCTCGGTACCGCACGGCCACCAGTCGGCGAACGTGAACCGGCTGACCGACAGGAACCAGGTCGACCTCGTCACCGGCATGGCCCGCTACAACGCCATCCCGGTGAGCGTGCACCCGGCCTGA
- a CDS encoding MerR family transcriptional regulator: MSRQDGMWRIGELARATGLTVRTLHHYDRLGLLSSRSRTEGGHRCYTSGDVRRLHRIVALRSLGLSLEEIGMLLDGEPDPTSLLRRQLGVVEERIRKASALRTRLLDVLDSLGRNTGPSTRQLLQLIEETTAMNETMIPEQFAELKEAREQRVRQLSDGDFAALSQTRKDAWSALSRQEQQRLTVRLRKMIPRTAGGNGKGRP; encoded by the coding sequence GTGTCACGACAGGACGGGATGTGGCGGATCGGCGAGCTGGCCCGCGCGACCGGGCTCACCGTCCGGACGCTGCACCACTACGACCGGCTCGGCCTGCTCTCGTCGCGGTCGCGAACCGAGGGCGGGCACCGCTGCTACACCAGCGGCGACGTCCGGCGCCTGCACCGCATCGTCGCGCTGCGCAGCCTGGGCCTCTCCCTGGAGGAGATCGGGATGCTCCTGGACGGCGAGCCCGATCCGACCAGCCTGCTCCGCCGCCAGCTCGGCGTCGTGGAGGAGCGCATCCGCAAGGCGTCCGCCCTGCGGACCCGGCTGCTGGACGTCCTGGACAGCCTGGGCCGGAACACCGGACCTTCCACTCGGCAACTCCTGCAACTCATCGAGGAGACCACTGCGATGAACGAGACGATGATCCCAGAGCAGTTCGCGGAGCTGAAGGAAGCGAGAGAACAGCGGGTACGACAACTGAGCGACGGGGATTTCGCCGCGCTCAGCCAGACGAGGAAAGACGCGTGGAGCGCGCTCAGCCGCCAGGAACAGCAGCGCCTGACCGTGCGGCTCCGCAAGATGATTCCGAGGACCGCCGGTGGCAACGGGAAGGGCCGACCATGA
- a CDS encoding nuclear transport factor 2 family protein has product MSPVASELADRAEITGLVSRYFSAVDDRRLDRATVEAVFTTSGRLTRPNGASLVGPEAIAAGQSQSFARFRATQHVSSDHVIDLDGDSARLRANLIAMHLWADQERDPNTLQTHFLAGGVLHALVVRTGRVWRLSELSLRNTWRTGSGYAAMLSTGR; this is encoded by the coding sequence ATGAGCCCTGTCGCCTCAGAGCTGGCCGACCGCGCCGAGATCACCGGCCTTGTCAGCCGTTACTTCAGCGCGGTCGACGACAGGCGACTCGACCGCGCGACCGTGGAGGCGGTGTTCACCACCAGTGGCCGCCTGACCCGGCCCAACGGCGCGTCACTCGTAGGACCTGAGGCCATCGCCGCCGGGCAGAGCCAGAGCTTCGCCCGCTTCCGGGCAACCCAGCACGTCAGCTCCGACCACGTCATCGACCTCGACGGGGACAGCGCCCGACTCCGGGCCAACCTGATCGCCATGCACCTGTGGGCCGACCAGGAACGAGATCCCAATACGCTCCAAACGCATTTTCTTGCCGGCGGGGTGCTCCACGCTCTCGTGGTACGCACCGGTCGGGTATGGCGCCTCAGCGAACTGTCACTGCGCAATACCTGGAGAACTGGGAGCGGATACGCCGCGATGCTCTCGACCGGGAGATGA
- a CDS encoding ABC transporter substrate-binding protein has protein sequence MFLGRLSARLWGGAAATVLVVAVTGCSAGGGGGTAAAAACDSPGVTADQVKLGLVVTDSGTGSAAFDSARSGVDARIGLANQEGGINGRQIVYQWRDDANSPSQSANVTASLVQQDSVFGLVTATSAIGNSLDQLAAQSVPIIGFAQPDWGKYQNFFSYLYAASPETIGRYILASGGTKVAFVTTGASTFTLQIMARYQAAFQAIGLGTTDAISYTSSTDNPVRVVQQISAAGADSMIGFTTSADFAAIAQAARAARLDLSSSVALTGYDHSLLATLGPALSGVSFPVYFRPFEAGGTALDRYRTAMTRFAPETLVPEQQFAMHAYIYTDMFLRGLELAGPCPTREGFISALRKVTDYDAGGLIAPINLGDNASQPLNCYAFVKINPAGDAFQVVHERLCANGTGT, from the coding sequence ATGTTCCTGGGTAGATTATCGGCGAGGTTATGGGGAGGAGCGGCGGCCACGGTTCTTGTGGTTGCCGTGACCGGCTGTTCCGCGGGGGGCGGTGGTGGCACGGCGGCGGCCGCCGCCTGTGACAGCCCCGGCGTCACCGCCGACCAGGTGAAGCTCGGCCTCGTGGTCACCGACTCGGGTACCGGCAGCGCCGCGTTCGACTCGGCCCGCTCCGGTGTCGACGCCAGGATCGGGTTGGCCAACCAGGAAGGCGGCATAAACGGCCGCCAGATCGTATACCAGTGGCGTGACGACGCGAACTCCCCATCACAGAGCGCCAACGTCACCGCGAGCCTCGTCCAGCAGGACTCGGTCTTCGGCCTGGTGACGGCCACCTCCGCGATCGGGAACTCGCTGGACCAGCTTGCCGCGCAGAGCGTCCCCATTATCGGCTTCGCCCAACCGGACTGGGGTAAATACCAGAACTTCTTCTCCTATCTGTACGCGGCTTCGCCCGAGACCATCGGCCGCTACATTCTGGCCAGCGGCGGGACGAAGGTCGCCTTCGTGACCACGGGGGCGTCGACCTTCACGCTGCAGATCATGGCGCGATACCAGGCCGCCTTCCAGGCGATCGGTCTCGGCACGACCGACGCGATCTCCTACACGAGCAGCACGGACAACCCGGTCCGGGTGGTCCAGCAGATATCGGCCGCCGGCGCCGACTCCATGATCGGTTTCACGACCTCGGCGGACTTCGCCGCGATCGCCCAGGCCGCCCGCGCGGCGCGCCTGGACCTCTCCAGCAGCGTCGCGCTCACCGGGTACGACCACAGCCTGCTCGCCACGCTGGGCCCGGCGCTCTCCGGTGTCTCGTTCCCCGTCTACTTCCGGCCCTTCGAGGCCGGGGGCACGGCCCTCGACCGTTACCGCACGGCGATGACCCGCTTTGCGCCGGAGACTCTCGTGCCCGAACAGCAGTTCGCCATGCATGCCTACATCTACACCGACATGTTCCTGCGTGGCCTCGAACTGGCCGGCCCCTGCCCCACCCGCGAGGGATTCATCAGCGCGCTACGGAAGGTCACCGACTACGACGCGGGCGGCCTGATCGCGCCGATAAACCTCGGCGACAACGCCAGCCAGCCGCTCAACTGCTACGCCTTCGTCAAGATCAACCCGGCCGGAGACGCGTTCCAGGTCGTCCACGAACGCCTCTGCGCCAACGGCACGGGCACCTGA
- a CDS encoding arsenate reductase ArsC, producing the protein MSGKPSVLFVCVHNAGRSQMAAGWLTHLAAGRIEVRSAGSLPADQINPTAVAAMSEVGIDIAAEAPKILTVDAVRASDVVITMGCGDACPVFPGTRYEDWRLDDPAGQGIDAVRAIRDAIRVRVERLIGGLLPAGT; encoded by the coding sequence GTGTCCGGGAAGCCCTCGGTGCTGTTCGTCTGCGTCCACAACGCCGGCCGTTCCCAGATGGCCGCCGGCTGGCTCACCCACCTCGCCGCCGGGAGGATCGAGGTCCGTTCCGCCGGCTCCCTGCCCGCCGATCAGATCAACCCGACCGCCGTCGCCGCGATGAGCGAAGTCGGCATCGACATCGCCGCCGAGGCTCCGAAGATCCTCACCGTCGACGCCGTCCGGGCCTCCGACGTGGTCATCACCATGGGCTGCGGAGACGCCTGTCCCGTGTTCCCCGGTACCCGCTACGAGGACTGGAGACTCGACGACCCCGCCGGTCAGGGCATCGACGCGGTCCGCGCGATACGTGATGCCATCCGCGTCCGCGTCGAGAGGCTGATCGGCGGACTCCTGCCGGCCGGTACCTGA
- a CDS encoding aquaporin, with the protein MSGDGERQPPLVRRLAAETVGSMLLTTLVIGSGIAAQRLSPDQIGLQLVENAAATAAGLYAIILMVGPVSGAHFNPVVTAVDAVFGGLSWRDAAAYPPAQVAGCVTGAVLANLMFDRSAVSISTHHRASGAHLLAEVVATAGLVLLVFALVRSGRGERAPAAVGAYIGAAYWFTSSTSFANPAISVGRIFSDTFAGIAPASVPAFVAAQAVGGLAGCGLVRLFYPPTPPPTAPARAARLLLPHSDPAAAVNDTTHPPFSGGIS; encoded by the coding sequence GTGTCAGGCGACGGAGAGCGCCAGCCGCCGCTGGTGCGGCGGCTGGCCGCCGAAACGGTGGGCAGCATGCTGCTCACCACGCTGGTCATCGGGTCGGGGATCGCCGCGCAGCGGCTCAGCCCGGACCAGATCGGCCTGCAGCTGGTCGAGAACGCCGCGGCGACCGCCGCCGGCCTGTACGCGATCATCCTGATGGTCGGGCCGGTGTCCGGGGCGCACTTCAACCCCGTGGTCACGGCGGTCGACGCGGTGTTCGGGGGGCTGTCGTGGCGGGATGCCGCCGCCTATCCGCCCGCCCAGGTCGCGGGCTGTGTGACGGGGGCGGTGCTGGCGAACCTGATGTTCGACCGGTCGGCGGTGTCGATCTCCACGCATCACCGGGCGTCGGGGGCGCACCTGCTGGCCGAGGTCGTCGCGACCGCCGGCCTCGTCCTGCTGGTCTTCGCGCTGGTGCGTTCCGGGAGGGGTGAACGGGCCCCGGCCGCGGTCGGCGCCTACATCGGCGCGGCGTACTGGTTCACCAGCTCCACCAGTTTCGCGAACCCGGCGATCAGTGTCGGACGGATCTTCTCCGACACCTTCGCCGGGATCGCCCCCGCCTCCGTGCCGGCGTTCGTCGCCGCGCAGGCCGTCGGCGGGCTGGCCGGGTGCGGGCTGGTGCGGCTGTTCTACCCGCCGACCCCGCCCCCGACCGCCCCGGCGCGGGCCGCCCGGCTCCTGCTCCCGCACTCGGACCCGGCCGCCGCGGTGAACGACACCACCCATCCACCTTTTTCCGGTGGGATCTCCTGA
- a CDS encoding ArsI/CadI family heavy metal resistance metalloenzyme, with protein MARVQLALNVSDVGAAVEFYSKLFGVGPAKRRPGYANFAVDVPPLKLVLIENPDARGAGVAGALNHLGVEVESSDEVGAATARLSGAGLDTAVEESTACCHAVQDKVWVDDPDGAPWEIYTVLADIADSTGSTGTRPRTVEPGDGPGSACDRGPVCAPTVTIEPASAGTAR; from the coding sequence ATGGCCAGGGTGCAGTTGGCGCTGAACGTGTCCGATGTGGGCGCCGCGGTGGAGTTCTACTCGAAGCTGTTCGGGGTCGGGCCGGCGAAGCGCCGGCCGGGGTACGCGAACTTCGCCGTGGACGTGCCGCCGTTGAAGCTGGTGCTGATCGAGAACCCGGACGCCCGCGGCGCCGGCGTCGCGGGGGCGTTGAATCACCTGGGGGTCGAGGTCGAGTCCTCCGACGAGGTGGGTGCCGCGACCGCGCGGCTTTCGGGCGCGGGGTTGGACACGGCGGTCGAGGAGAGCACCGCCTGCTGTCACGCTGTGCAGGACAAGGTGTGGGTCGATGACCCGGACGGGGCGCCGTGGGAGATCTACACGGTTCTCGCCGACATCGCTGACAGCACCGGCAGCACCGGCACGCGGCCGCGTACCGTCGAGCCGGGCGACGGCCCGGGTTCCGCGTGTGACCGCGGGCCGGTCTGCGCTCCCACGGTGACGATCGAACCGGCGTCTGCCGGCACGGCACGCTGA
- a CDS encoding PaaI family thioesterase, with the protein MTPEADTPGAAPRRTFVGDTASTELLVSDRRCLMSAPLSDAVRSPGGSASPGMILALFDVGASHPTMIACRPDWTATQDISLHGADPISEGPIVVDSQLVRVGKKITIASATVYDGHGVDDIEKLQRLIDQAEPPEAPAGLTRAGAGLITFARLPRAAAAGMGDYDPGKWIGQVRRTGTGTPVEGSLHERLGLRLIEPRTGRFDLDRTPYVTNSIGTILGGAQAVMIEAAAEAMRPGLVATDLQIHFLSQVRKGPARTAGTVLRDADDHSVVTVRVTDAGHDNQILALATVTLRRR; encoded by the coding sequence ATGACACCCGAGGCGGATACGCCGGGAGCAGCGCCGCGCCGCACCTTCGTCGGGGACACGGCTTCCACGGAACTGCTCGTCTCCGACCGGCGTTGCCTGATGTCGGCGCCGCTCAGCGACGCCGTCCGTTCCCCTGGGGGTTCCGCCTCACCGGGCATGATCCTCGCCCTCTTCGACGTCGGGGCGTCACACCCCACCATGATCGCCTGCCGCCCCGACTGGACCGCGACCCAGGACATCTCGCTGCACGGCGCGGATCCGATCAGCGAAGGTCCGATCGTGGTGGACAGCCAGCTCGTACGGGTCGGGAAGAAGATCACCATCGCGTCCGCCACCGTCTACGACGGGCACGGGGTGGACGACATCGAGAAACTCCAACGGCTGATCGATCAGGCGGAGCCGCCGGAGGCCCCCGCCGGCCTGACCCGGGCCGGCGCCGGCCTGATCACCTTCGCCCGCCTCCCCCGGGCGGCGGCCGCCGGCATGGGCGACTACGACCCGGGAAAGTGGATCGGGCAGGTCCGGCGTACCGGTACGGGCACGCCGGTCGAGGGCTCCCTCCACGAACGGCTGGGGCTGCGACTGATCGAGCCCCGCACCGGCCGGTTCGACCTGGACCGCACGCCGTACGTGACCAACAGCATCGGCACGATCCTCGGCGGCGCCCAGGCCGTCATGATCGAAGCCGCGGCCGAGGCCATGCGTCCCGGCCTGGTGGCGACGGACCTGCAGATCCATTTCCTGTCCCAGGTACGGAAGGGGCCGGCCCGAACGGCCGGCACGGTCCTGCGCGACGCGGACGACCACTCGGTGGTGACGGTTCGGGTCACCGACGCGGGCCACGACAACCAGATCCTCGCCCTCGCCACCGTCACCCTGCGGCGGAGATAG
- a CDS encoding TIGR03620 family F420-dependent LLM class oxidoreductase, giving the protein MSKIDLGRYGAVLNPSSEGYVEAAVELEKLGFSTIWITGGPLGSLDQIAAVVRATSEVRVASSIIPVIRFPAEDVVALYTDLEKTHPGRFVVGLGGAHGPDPFGTLGRYLDALDAAVPREARLLAALGPRMLKLAHDRSSGAIPILFTPEHTAEVRTALGADTTLALAQAVVVEADPQRARELARGGSLAFLSTQPAYQASFRRQGFTDDEIARLDDRLVDALVAWGPTATITARLDAQLTAGADHLALMVTAEPGNVVPIAQWHALAAALPA; this is encoded by the coding sequence ATGTCGAAGATCGATCTCGGCCGGTACGGTGCGGTACTGAATCCCAGCTCCGAGGGCTATGTGGAGGCGGCCGTCGAGTTGGAGAAACTGGGCTTCTCGACGATCTGGATCACCGGGGGGCCGCTCGGCAGCCTCGACCAGATCGCCGCCGTCGTCCGGGCGACGAGCGAGGTCCGGGTGGCGAGCTCGATCATTCCGGTGATCCGGTTCCCGGCGGAGGACGTCGTCGCTCTCTACACCGACCTGGAGAAGACCCATCCCGGCCGGTTCGTCGTCGGCCTTGGCGGCGCGCACGGCCCGGACCCGTTCGGGACGCTCGGCCGCTATCTCGACGCGCTCGACGCAGCCGTGCCACGCGAAGCCCGGCTGCTGGCGGCCCTCGGCCCGCGCATGTTGAAACTCGCCCACGACCGGTCGTCCGGCGCGATACCGATCCTGTTCACCCCGGAGCACACCGCCGAGGTGCGGACGGCGCTCGGTGCCGACACCACGCTCGCCCTGGCGCAGGCCGTCGTCGTCGAGGCCGACCCCCAGCGGGCCCGTGAACTCGCCCGCGGCGGGTCACTGGCCTTCCTGAGCACGCAGCCCGCGTATCAGGCAAGCTTCCGCCGGCAGGGATTCACCGATGACGAGATCGCCCGCCTTGACGACCGGCTGGTCGACGCCCTTGTCGCCTGGGGCCCCACCGCCACCATCACCGCGCGACTCGACGCCCAGCTGACGGCGGGTGCCGACCACCTCGCTCTCATGGTCACGGCGGAGCCCGGCAACGTGGTCCCCATTGCCCAGTGGCACGCCTTGGCTGCGGCCCTGCCGGCCTGA
- a CDS encoding DEAD/DEAH box helicase, whose translation MRTGAVPAENAWKLAAELLDPRLAPGYFATSAPRSGSTAVSVPDLGTPQPMTERRLLHWCKIADPWADVPSQPDGVDVRVLVPLAADFDALCALMSAAGVPHRRVRHWAEAETVSTVGPDGALAALSAVPGFLPAANTAKLRAAGVVGMAAEAARDAFELAWDNHGEPFLPAWSPVHARTVVPPDWVPYLPHPGLNPAQAEAAPHVLRDNTHLLVAAPTGSGKTAIGMLAALKAILGEGRKAAWLVPQRSLTDELDRELATWRARGLRVERLSGEHVVDVERAREADLWVSTTEKFESVCRATSLRAALGEVGCLVIDEIHLLGSAGRGPLLEALLARVRGVESPVRIVGLSATVANAEEVAGWLGARVVTTTWRPSRLTWQLPMIPATADRRTDNANRLRAATALTRMVTDDGGSVLVFCGSRRNVRATALTIAADRGADIRGIDPDDGSRVHQVCTEVGVGLHYKDWEHRHEAERAFRARGLDVLVATTTVAAGVNLPARAVVVRDTRIGLDKIDVATVQQMFGRAGRVGAGETEGWSYLVVDETERATWQNRLVEGYAVRSHIADSLADHLLAEAAQQRVHTLADAENWWLRTLAHHQGAEGLTPVRDAVDLLVEGGYVALVTEPDVGTVLRVTELGRLTTRFMVPVEIGTQLRGLLAEVDRRPHDPEDAERLLGLAIGVGVPQFAEAPVTDDLRPQVARLLRARGYLERVDAPGGALGLAPSTAVAPGDLAQVAIALVANSPRVFSRPGRRIAGLPSSVLLPILSEMPRYFAWLAAQGELATVAPWVAVIAGDLGRRIRWRQLAPTRGAGRLLWMCEQMATPLRAERIVPLLFTAARGRGVTAPDWPVGRAPAQCQLDAQEYLVLLRDRATDTTVTEADDRVKVTAPNGTTAVAWAGHQHAVIGSPAGQWTSYPGTGAPGAGTANGFGGVNGSTGYSREAHAPAPERGVSVFSRRGDHVSTGWLSSYNGIHDQAGFS comes from the coding sequence ATGAGGACGGGTGCCGTCCCCGCCGAGAACGCCTGGAAGCTCGCCGCGGAGCTGCTCGATCCGCGACTCGCGCCGGGCTACTTCGCGACGAGTGCGCCGCGGTCGGGGTCCACCGCCGTCTCCGTGCCTGATCTCGGAACACCGCAACCGATGACCGAGCGCAGGCTTCTGCACTGGTGCAAGATCGCAGACCCGTGGGCCGATGTTCCGTCTCAGCCGGATGGGGTGGACGTGCGCGTGCTGGTCCCGCTGGCGGCGGACTTCGACGCGCTGTGCGCACTGATGAGCGCCGCCGGGGTGCCGCATCGGCGGGTGCGCCACTGGGCCGAGGCGGAGACCGTCAGCACGGTCGGGCCGGATGGCGCGCTGGCCGCGCTAAGCGCGGTACCCGGTTTTCTCCCGGCCGCGAACACCGCGAAGCTGCGGGCGGCGGGCGTCGTCGGAATGGCCGCCGAGGCGGCCCGGGACGCGTTCGAGCTGGCCTGGGACAACCATGGCGAGCCGTTCCTCCCGGCCTGGAGCCCCGTCCACGCCCGGACGGTCGTGCCCCCGGACTGGGTGCCGTACCTGCCCCATCCCGGGCTGAACCCGGCGCAGGCGGAGGCCGCGCCGCACGTGCTGCGCGACAACACCCATCTTCTCGTCGCCGCGCCGACAGGGTCGGGCAAGACCGCGATCGGCATGCTCGCCGCGCTCAAGGCCATTCTCGGTGAGGGACGCAAAGCGGCCTGGTTGGTGCCGCAGCGGTCGCTGACCGACGAGCTCGACCGCGAGCTCGCCACCTGGCGTGCGCGGGGGCTGCGGGTGGAGCGTCTTTCCGGCGAGCACGTGGTCGACGTGGAGCGGGCCCGCGAGGCCGATCTGTGGGTGTCGACGACGGAGAAGTTCGAGTCGGTGTGCCGGGCGACGTCGCTGCGTGCCGCGTTGGGTGAGGTGGGCTGCCTGGTCATCGACGAGATCCATCTGCTGGGCAGTGCCGGGCGGGGGCCGTTGCTGGAGGCGTTGCTGGCCCGGGTGCGCGGTGTGGAATCACCGGTGCGGATCGTCGGGTTGTCGGCGACGGTCGCAAATGCCGAGGAGGTCGCCGGGTGGCTTGGCGCCCGCGTCGTGACGACCACGTGGCGCCCGTCCCGGTTGACCTGGCAGCTGCCGATGATCCCGGCCACCGCTGACCGTAGGACCGACAATGCCAACAGGCTGCGGGCGGCCACGGCGCTGACGCGCATGGTCACCGATGACGGTGGCAGCGTGCTGGTGTTCTGCGGAAGCCGGCGCAACGTCCGCGCGACCGCGCTCACGATCGCGGCCGATCGGGGCGCGGACATCCGCGGCATCGACCCGGATGACGGCTCCCGCGTCCACCAGGTGTGCACCGAGGTCGGGGTGGGTCTGCACTACAAGGACTGGGAGCACCGCCACGAGGCGGAACGCGCCTTCCGTGCCCGCGGTCTGGATGTCCTCGTCGCGACGACGACGGTGGCGGCCGGGGTGAACCTGCCCGCGCGGGCGGTCGTCGTCCGGGACACCCGCATCGGTCTGGACAAAATCGACGTGGCGACGGTGCAGCAGATGTTCGGCCGGGCCGGCCGGGTCGGGGCCGGGGAGACCGAGGGATGGTCCTACCTGGTCGTCGATGAGACGGAGCGGGCGACCTGGCAGAACCGGCTCGTCGAGGGGTACGCGGTCCGCTCCCACATCGCGGACAGCCTGGCCGATCATCTGCTGGCGGAGGCGGCTCAACAGCGCGTCCACACCCTCGCCGACGCGGAGAACTGGTGGCTGCGCACGCTGGCTCATCATCAGGGCGCCGAAGGGCTCACGCCGGTGCGGGATGCCGTCGACCTGCTGGTGGAGGGCGGGTACGTCGCGCTGGTCACCGAGCCGGATGTCGGCACGGTGCTCAGGGTCACCGAGCTGGGCAGGCTGACGACCCGGTTCATGGTTCCGGTCGAGATCGGCACGCAGCTGCGGGGCCTGCTCGCGGAGGTCGACCGGCGGCCCCACGACCCCGAGGACGCAGAGCGGCTGCTCGGGCTGGCGATCGGCGTCGGTGTGCCGCAGTTCGCCGAGGCCCCGGTGACGGACGATCTGCGTCCCCAGGTGGCACGGCTGCTGCGCGCCCGGGGGTATCTGGAGCGGGTTGACGCCCCGGGGGGTGCGCTCGGTCTCGCTCCGTCAACCGCCGTGGCGCCGGGCGATCTGGCGCAGGTCGCGATCGCGCTGGTCGCGAACAGTCCGCGGGTGTTCAGCCGGCCGGGGAGGAGGATCGCCGGGCTGCCGTCCTCGGTCCTGCTGCCGATTCTCAGCGAGATGCCGCGCTATTTCGCCTGGCTGGCAGCGCAGGGTGAGCTGGCCACCGTCGCGCCGTGGGTCGCCGTCATCGCGGGGGATCTCGGCCGGCGCATCCGCTGGCGGCAGCTCGCGCCCACCCGTGGCGCGGGCCGGTTGCTGTGGATGTGCGAGCAGATGGCGACCCCACTGCGAGCGGAGCGCATCGTGCCGCTGCTGTTCACAGCCGCCCGCGGACGCGGTGTGACGGCCCCGGACTGGCCGGTGGGCCGTGCCCCGGCCCAGTGCCAGCTGGACGCCCAGGAATACCTGGTGTTGCTGCGCGACCGGGCGACCGACACCACCGTCACCGAGGCCGACGACCGTGTGAAGGTCACCGCGCCGAACGGGACCACGGCGGTGGCCTGGGCAGGTCACCAGCACGCCGTCATCGGGTCGCCGGCCGGGCAGTGGACGTCCTATCCGGGTACCGGCGCGCCCGGCGCCGGTACCGCCAACGGTTTCGGTGGTGTCAACGGTTCCACCGGCTATTCACGCGAGGCCCACGCGCCGGCCCCGGAACGCGGGGTCAGCGTGTTCTCCCGGCGGGGCGACCACGTGAGCACGGGATGGCTCAGCAGCTACAACGGCATCCACGATCAGGCGGGGTTCTCCTAG